The following coding sequences lie in one Heteronotia binoei isolate CCM8104 ecotype False Entrance Well chromosome 6, APGP_CSIRO_Hbin_v1, whole genome shotgun sequence genomic window:
- the CCDC195 gene encoding putative coiled-coil domain-containing protein 195 has product MEGTKQLMQVIQEMRSEIIKLERENRALRGELQFDGPRGAKQAEGMRGESGKEEAWSLTDSSEEATVSLRRNVSAGSALLLQEQKGNMMTVRRYSISSSVHSLAGNKHHKSDKRNPFKGALEVKGIIKQPAFPTDMQLTNKEEKGFAKIPSDCLSSSASNKRRSFQDHVYKCRGKVKAVSFLLPMDMSPYSENQGSFTCQQNQNTKQLSPIIEKDM; this is encoded by the exons ATGGAGGGAACCAAGCAGCTCATGCAGGTCATCCAGGAAATGCGCTCCGAGATCATCAAGCTAGAGAGAGAAAACAGAGCTCTTCGGGGAGAACTTcagtttgatgggccaaggggAGCAAAGCAAGCAGAAGGGATGAGAGGAGAATCCGGAAAGGAGGAAGCCTGGAGCCTCACTGACTCCAGTGAAGAGGCTACTGTGTCTTTACGCAGAAATGTCTCTGCTGGATCTGCTTTGCTGCTACAGGAACAAAAAG GTAACATGATGACGGTCAGGCGTTATTCCATCTCCTCCTCTGTTCATTCACTTGCCGGCAACAAGCACCATAAAAGTGACAAGAGGAATCCATTCAAGGGAGCCCTTGAAGTTAAGGGCATAATCAAACAGCCAGCGTTTCCTACTGATATGCAACTAACCAATAAAGAAGAAAAGGGTTTTGCAAAAATCCCATCTGATTGCCTCTCCAGCAGCGCATCAAATAAAAGGAGATCTTTCCAAGATCATGTTTACAAGTGCAG GGGTAAAGTAAAGGCCGTCAGTTTCCTGTTACCGATGGACATGTCCCCCTATTCTGAAAATCAAGGTtctttcacatgccagcaaaatCAGAACACAAAACAGTTAAGTCCCATTATTGAAAAGGACATGTGA